From Solea solea chromosome 20, fSolSol10.1, whole genome shotgun sequence, one genomic window encodes:
- the tcf19l gene encoding transcription factor 19, which translates to MLSGVQPCFQLLRIGSSSGDTSRDLYTFRPALSHCVFRLGRAAELCDVTLDSTAVSRIHAELQVEREGSGGDAAPHEEGWRVHVKDRSSHGTWVNEVRLQSGVQWELSDGDTLTFGGQSASRSPEFYFLFQKVKVRPLDFDAITIPKAGTFSSDLQNRIRTNPDPKVEPNLDLSKLSINRATVILNSIGSLSKMKGSAWTFKRSYSHEGTVSDSGSSSTPPLAVGFSTLLPPSTPPSLSSAASVPSNKTLPSTSRSRRKSAHTVLLEDDSSDEPRSRGAVAGAVEDGQRVKGKKRRRLYRSESETFSSPPPLPPPPSLPLQPKSHGDVRRPLEAKPFPVGIRTIGSFHGAMTNSRLNHHLLQASLSNAAAHKQEAETVHRIKTVVQGNIAAFRQQKPAHGRGRRRAHSSPVFSPLVVGGENYSLASPSVRIRTDDRVQFNGFHHQTSKRRGRPRKHPLPPQPSLPSPSSSSSSSSSSASSSSSGSSSSSSSDEDEDEDEEEEGSSVSAVEPCAAPRCRLPQQDTVQWIQCDVCDAWYHIDCLHVDRKKLLVDPNADFHCGCR; encoded by the exons ATGCTGTCCGGCGTGCAGCCGTGCTTCCAGCTGCTGCGGATCGGCTCGTCTTCGGGCGACACGTCGCGGGACCTGTACACGTTCCGGCCGGCGCTGAGCCACTGCGTGTTCCGCCTGGGCCGAGCGGCGGAGCTGTGCGACGTCACGCTGGACTCCACGGCGGTGTCGCGCATCCACGCCGAGCTGCAGGTGGAGAGGGAGGGCAGCGGAGGGGACGCGGCTCCGCACGAAGAAGGCTGGAGGGTTCACGTCAAGGACCGGAGCAGTCATG GCACCTGGGTCAACGAGGTCCGCCTCCAGTCTGGCGTCCAGTGGGAACTCTCAGACGGTGACACGTTGACCTTCGGTGGTCAGTCCGCGTCGAGGAGTCCCGAGTTCTACTTCCTTTTCCAGAAGGTCAAAGTTCGCCCGCTGGACTTTGACGCCATCACAATTCCAAAG GCGGGGACCTTTTCCTCCGACTTGCAGAACCGCATCAGGACCAACCCCGATCCAAAGGTGGAACCCAACCTCGACTTGTCCAAGCTGTCCATCAACCGCGCCACCGTCATCCTCAACTCCATCGGCAGCCTCAGTAAGATGAAGGGCAGCGCCTGGACCTTCAAGAGGAGCTACAGCCACGAGGGAACCGTCTCGGATTCGGGCTCCTCCTCGACGCCGCCTCTCGCCGTGGGCTTCTCCACtctgctccctccctccacccctCCGTCGCTCTCCTCTGCAGCGTCGGTGCCTTCAAACAAGACCCTCCCGTCGACCtccaggagcaggaggaagtcGGCGCACACGGTGCTTCTGGAGGACGACAGCTCAGACGAGCCCAGGAGTCGAGGAG CCGTGGCAGGAGCCGTGGAGGACGGACAGCGGGTGAAAGGAAAGAAGAGACGACGTCTCTACAGGTCCGAGTCTGAGACGTTCagctcccctcctcctctccctcctcctccttctctgccGCTGCAGCCCAAGAGCCACGGCGACGTCAGGCGACCGCTGGAGGCCAAGCCGTTCCCCGTCGGCATCAGAACCATCGGCAGCTTCCACGGCGCCATGACGAACAGTCGACTGAACCACCACCTGCTGCAGGCGTCGCTCAGCAACGCCGCCGCTCACAAACAGGAGGCGGAGACAGTGCACCGCATCAAGACGGTGGTGCAGGGCAACATCGCCGCGTTCCGCCAACAGAAGCCCGCCCACGGCAGGGGCAGGCGACGCGCTCACAGCTCTCCAGTGTTCTCCCCCCTGGTGGTGGGAGGGGAGAACTACAGCCTGGCCTCGCCGTCGGTGCGGATCCGCACGGACGACAGAGTCCAGTTCAACGGATTTCACCATCAGACCAG tAAGCGTCGAGGCCGCCCCAGGAAACACCCCCTCCCCCCGCAGCCCTCCCTgccctctccatcctcctcgtcttcgtcgtcctcctcctcggcctcgtcctcctcctccggctcctcctcgtcgtcctcctccgacgaggacgaggatgaagacgaggaggaggaggggtcgTCGGTCAGCGCGGTGGAGCCGTGCGCTGCGCCACGGTGCCGCCTGCCCCAGCAGGACACGGTGCAGTGGATCCAGTGCGACGTGTGCGACGCCTGGTACCACATAGACTGTCTGCACGTCGACCGCAAGAAGCTCCTCGTGGACCCCAACGCCGACTTCCACTGCGGCTGTCGCTGA